Genomic segment of Ralstonia pickettii:
TTCTTCGGCGAAGGCACGGCCAGCCTGTCGCTGCCGGACCGCGCGACCATCGGCAACATGGCACCGGAATACGGCGCCACGATGGGCTTCTTCCCGGTCGACGAAAAGACCATCGATTACTTCAAGGGCACGGGCCGCACGAAGGAGGAAATCGCTGCGTTCGAAAGCTACTTCAAGGCGCAGAAGCTGTTTGGCGTGCCGAAGGCTGGCGAAATCGACTACACCAAGACGCTGACGCTGGATCTCGGCACGGTGGCGCCGTCGCTGGCCGGCCCGAAGCGCCCGCAAGACCGCATCGAAATCGGCAACGTGAAATCGACGTTCTCGTCGCTGTTCTCGAAGCCCGTTGCGGAGAACGGCTTCAACAAGAGCGCCGAAGACCTCGATAAGACCTTCACGACCACCAACGGCGTGAACGTGAAGAGCGGCGACGTGCTGATCGCGGCCATCACTTCGTGCACGAACACGTCCAACCCGAGCGTGCTGCTGGCAGCCGGCCTGCTGGCCAAGAAGGCCGTCGAAGCCGGCTTGGAAGTGGCACCGCACATCAAGACCTCGCTCGCCCCGGGGAGCCGTGTGGTGACGAAGTATCTGGAAGCCGCCGGCCTGCTGCCATACCTGGAAAAGCTGGGCTTTGGCGTGACGGCCTACGGCTGCACGACCTGCATCGGCAATGCCGGCGATCTGACGCCTGAACTGAACGAAGCTATCGTGAAGAACGACATCGTTGCTGCCGCCGTGCTGTCGGGCAACCGCAACTTTGAAGCGCGTATCCACCCGAACATCCGCGCCAACTTCCTGGCTTCGCCCCCGCTGGTCGTCGCCTACGCGATCGCCGGCAACGTGACGCGCGACCTCATGACCGAACCGGTCGGCAAGGGCAAGAAGGGCAAGGACGTCTACCTGGGCGACATTTGGCCGACCTCGGACGAAATCGCCAAGCTGATGAAGTTCGCAATGAACGCCGACACGTTCCGCACGAACTACGAACAGGTCAAGAAGCCGTCCAAGCTGTGGGCCAACGTCAAGGGCACGAAGGGTCAGGTCTACGACTGGCCGAAGTCCACGTACATCGCCGAGCCGCCGTTCTTCGAAAGTTTTGGCATGACGCCGGCTGTTGCCTCGGCATCGGTCAAGGGCGCCCGCGCACTGGGCGTCTTCGGCGACTCCGTGACGACCGACCACATCTCCCCGGCCGGTTCGATCAAGGAAACGTCGCCGGCCGGCAAATACCTGCTGGCCAATGGCGTGCTGAAGGCCGACTTCAACAGCTACGGCTCGCGCCGCGGCAACCATGAGGTGATGATGCGCGGCACGTTCGCCAACGTGCGTATCAAGAACCTGATGATCCCCGCCAAGGCCGACGGTTCGCGCGTGGAAGGCGGCGAAACGCTGTTCCAGCCGAGCGGCGAACAAATGTCGATCTACGACGCCGCCATGAAGTACATCGCCGAAGGGACGCCGACGGTCGTGTTCGGTGGCGAAGAGTACGGCACGGGCAGCTCGCGCGACTGGGCCGCCAAGGGCACGCAGCTGCTGGGCGTGAAGGCGGTGATCGCACGCAGCTTCGAGCGTATTCACCGCTCGAACCTGGTTGGCATGGGCGTGTTGCCGCTGCAGTTCAAGGGCAGCGACTCGGCGCAGTCGCTGGGCATCGTGGGAGACGAAACCTTCGACATCGAGGGCCTGGACGGCGAAATCAAGCCGCAACAGGACGTCACCCTGGTCATCCACCGCGCCAACGGCGAGACCACGCGTGCACAAGTGCTGCTGCGCATCGACACGCCGATCGAAGTGGACTACTACAAGCACGGCGGGATCCTGCCGTTCGTGCTGCGTCAGCTGCTGGCGGCTTAAGCTTCACGCCACTGCGCTGCTGCAGAACGGAAACCGGCTCTTCGGAGCCGGTTTTTTATTGCCTGCCGAATCAAACAAGGTGACGATGCCCCAATCGATGCGCAGGCTTTGATAC
This window contains:
- the acnA gene encoding aconitate hydratase AcnA, producing MPHNLKKTLKEFKVNGGQTGKFYSLPQLGKELGVAIERLPVSIRIVLESVLRNCDGKKVTEEHVQQLANWKPNAERVDEIPFVVARVVLQDFTGVPLLADLAAMRNVAERMGKNPKKIEPLVPVDLVVDHSVQIDHFREKKALDLNMQLEFSRNNERYQFMKWGMQAFDTFGVVQPGFGIVHQVNLEYLARGVHKKDGVYYPDTLVGTDSHTTMINGIGVVGWGVGGIEAEAGMLGQPVYFLTPDVVGVELKGRLREGCTATDLVLTITEMLRKEKVVGKFVEFFGEGTASLSLPDRATIGNMAPEYGATMGFFPVDEKTIDYFKGTGRTKEEIAAFESYFKAQKLFGVPKAGEIDYTKTLTLDLGTVAPSLAGPKRPQDRIEIGNVKSTFSSLFSKPVAENGFNKSAEDLDKTFTTTNGVNVKSGDVLIAAITSCTNTSNPSVLLAAGLLAKKAVEAGLEVAPHIKTSLAPGSRVVTKYLEAAGLLPYLEKLGFGVTAYGCTTCIGNAGDLTPELNEAIVKNDIVAAAVLSGNRNFEARIHPNIRANFLASPPLVVAYAIAGNVTRDLMTEPVGKGKKGKDVYLGDIWPTSDEIAKLMKFAMNADTFRTNYEQVKKPSKLWANVKGTKGQVYDWPKSTYIAEPPFFESFGMTPAVASASVKGARALGVFGDSVTTDHISPAGSIKETSPAGKYLLANGVLKADFNSYGSRRGNHEVMMRGTFANVRIKNLMIPAKADGSRVEGGETLFQPSGEQMSIYDAAMKYIAEGTPTVVFGGEEYGTGSSRDWAAKGTQLLGVKAVIARSFERIHRSNLVGMGVLPLQFKGSDSAQSLGIVGDETFDIEGLDGEIKPQQDVTLVIHRANGETTRAQVLLRIDTPIEVDYYKHGGILPFVLRQLLAA